In the genome of Bacillus solimangrovi, the window TGAACCGCTTGTGAATGCACATACGAATGATAGTCGGATGAGGTATTGGAAGTATGAAGATTCCGCTGCATGGACACCAGATATTAAATACAAATTCTTTCATATACTTAGTCAAGACTAGTGAACAGGGTATCTCTTCTTTTTAACTACGTGAAAAAATGCTATAATAATGAAGTTATTTAAGAAAGCGTATAGAAGAGGTGTTCATAATGGGTTTGCATATCGTGTTGTATCAACCTGAAATTCCTGCAAATACGGGAAATATTGCTCGTACTTGTGCAGCAACGAATACAACATTACATTTAATTCGCCCGTTAGGTTTTTCAACTGACGATAAGATGTTAAAGCGTGCTGGACTAGATTATTGGAAATACGCTGATGTTCGTTATTATGATTCATTAGACGAGTTATTTGAGAAGTATAAAGATGGAGAGTTTTTCTATCTGACAAAGTTTGGTGAACGTAATCATACATCATATGAGTATAATGAAATAGACAAAGATTATTTCTTTGTATTCGGTCGTGAAACAAATGGTCTACCAGATGAATTAATCGCAGCGAATAAAGAGCGTTGTCTTCGTCTACCGATGACAGAACATGTTCGTTCATTGAACCTTTCAAATACAGCTGCAATCCTCGTATATGAGGCATTACGTCAGCAGGATTATCAGAACTTGATTTCTAGTTACCGAAGCTAGATATGAGAAAACACGCCTTCCATGTGAGGGCGTGTTTTCTCATTACTGTATACATATCATGTGTGAATGATTTCTAATTACTTTGCTTTACCTGGTTTATCGTTATAACCAGCTGTAAAGATAGCAGTTAGGAACGCTAACGACACAACCATAATTAGAGCGAATCCCATGTTGTATCCTCCTTTGTTATTGGTTAGTTAGAAAGGAATTATAGTATATACCTTCTAATCCACAATTCATCAAATATAAATTTATTATAGCCCAATTCAATAGTGGTGTGAATGATTTGTGAGGACAAAATCATTAAAACCTATTATTAGGATGTTGATTTGCTTTGCTATATAATATATAAATACCGAATATTCAGAAGGAGGAATGGGATATGTACGTAGTAATGAACGAGTTATACATTCCAAAAGAAGCGAAAGAACCGATGAAGAAGCGATTTGGAGCAAGTGCAAATAATATGAAAGAGGTTCCCGGTTGCATTGAGTTTATGTTTTTAGACAATGAGAAGGAAGATGGTAAGCAAGTTGTCTTTACGAAGTGGGAGTCTAAGTTAGATTATGAGAACTGGGTAAATAGTGACGCATTTCGTAAAGCCCATTCTGAAAGAGGGAAGAGTGGCGAAGCTAAAAAACAAGAACAACCAAGTAACAATGAGCTCAATGCGTATGAGGTTGTGCATCATACATAAAAGATATCAAGCTGACTATGCAATTGAGGTGGTCAGCTTTTATGTATTCTTTGTTCGGGAATTACTCTTATTAATAGAATAGAAGGAGGTTTACTATGATATTAGAAGCGGTGATGCTGCAAGTGAAAAATGGGTTGGAACAACAATTTGAAGATGCTTTTCGTCAGGCATCTCCTATCATTTCATCAATAAAAGGATATCGCTCACATGAGTTACAACGTTGTATTGAAGAAGATGGAAAATACCTACTGCTAGTCCAATGGGAGAACTTAGAAGATCATACAGTTGGATTCAGACAATCAAGTGAATACGAACAATGGAAGAAGCTATTGCACCATTTCTATGATCCATTTCCAACTGTTGAACATTTTGAGCGAGTGAATGTATCATGACCCAATTGGCTCAACTAACCATCAGTGGAGATGAAGGAATATCCTCACTGATGGAAGCTTCACCTTATATATTGTCCATCCAATTCTTAAGTTGTGATAAAAGTCCATTCGGTTTATCATGTTCGATTGGTTGTTGCTGAACTTGTTGAGAAGCAGTTTGCTCAGAATGGTTAGTAGCTTTTGGTTTTTTTGGTGGTGTCAGCTCTTTATTTATTTTTTTATCAAGAGGCTTCGGTAATTTGGATAGATTCGGCTGATTACTGATTGTATGATAGAACCAATTGTCGTTAGAAATCATGGCTTTCTTATTGTTAGTTGTATTAACGTTATTGTTCTTAAGTTCCTCTTCGTTAATTGAGTCTGTCGTTTGTGGTGTGTTATCTTCTGATAATGGTTTTGATAGTTTCGATTCAAGTTGTTGGAAGTGTGTGGATAGTTCGTCAGAAAGGTTAGATGTGACTGCATATTCTAATGTATTAAGAGAGGATTGCATTTCATTTTGTGTAATTAGTATTTCATTGATGATTTCTTCTAGGGCCGATAGTCGATTTAATTTACTTAGGATTCTTGATTGATCTGATGCATTTTCAGATGTAATCATGTTATCGTTAATTTGTGTTGTTAAGTCTTTAATAGATATATTTAATTGACTAACAAGGTTATTGTATTGTTGTTGGAACTGTTCTTTATTATCTTCCTTGGTTTGTATTTCCTCGTGTTCGATTTGTAGCTGCTCCTCTTCATTGTTAATTTGTTTATATGTTGTAGTTATATTAATAAAATTCTCTTCCGATTCTAATAGTGCTTTGTTATGGTCTTCAACTATATCAATGATAGATCTTATTTCCTTATTAAGCATGTTCTTTTCACTTTGAGCTTTGTGCCTCTTGCTTAGA includes:
- a CDS encoding antibiotic biosynthesis monooxygenase family protein, whose product is MYVVMNELYIPKEAKEPMKKRFGASANNMKEVPGCIEFMFLDNEKEDGKQVVFTKWESKLDYENWVNSDAFRKAHSERGKSGEAKKQEQPSNNELNAYEVVHHT
- the trmL gene encoding tRNA (uridine(34)/cytosine(34)/5-carboxymethylaminomethyluridine(34)-2'-O)-methyltransferase TrmL; amino-acid sequence: MGLHIVLYQPEIPANTGNIARTCAATNTTLHLIRPLGFSTDDKMLKRAGLDYWKYADVRYYDSLDELFEKYKDGEFFYLTKFGERNHTSYEYNEIDKDYFFVFGRETNGLPDELIAANKERCLRLPMTEHVRSLNLSNTAAILVYEALRQQDYQNLISSYRS
- a CDS encoding antibiotic biosynthesis monooxygenase family protein, whose amino-acid sequence is MILEAVMLQVKNGLEQQFEDAFRQASPIISSIKGYRSHELQRCIEEDGKYLLLVQWENLEDHTVGFRQSSEYEQWKKLLHHFYDPFPTVEHFERVNVS